In a single window of the Papaver somniferum cultivar HN1 chromosome 8, ASM357369v1, whole genome shotgun sequence genome:
- the LOC113306878 gene encoding uncharacterized protein LOC113306878, translated as MNRIYALTDLRNRANLNGIRWLRLGGQTYDVVEYLEAGNDGSLLIDAAARNDVQEAAQLLDGYNISLHGDTSTDLDNLTHIAQHAYDEPMSSIAPGDGSNQPPAGYGQRNGSDDQPPILQLREFAIKNRETILNVAIGAIVVIVVYLLSNGSSSK; from the exons ATGAACAGGATTTATGCATTAACAGATCTTCGTAATCGTGCTAACCTTAATGGAATACGCTGGTTACGGCTCGGTGGACAA ACTTATGATGTGGTTGAGTATCTAGAAGCCGGAAACGATGGGAGCCTTCTAATAGACGCAGCAG CAAGGAATGATGTACAAGAAGCCGCTCAACTGCTGGACGGTTACAATATCTCATTGCACGGTGATACAAGTACCGATTTAGATAATCTTACCCATATCGCCCAGCACGCGTATGATGAACCTATGTCAAGCATTGCACCAGGAGATGGAAGTAATCAACCTCCGGCAGGTTATGGACAAAGAAATGGAAGTGATGATCAGCCTCCAATACTCCAACTACGTGAATTTGCAATTAAGAATCGAGAAACTATACTTAATGTTGCCATTGGCGCCATCGTCGTCATTGTTGTTTATCTTTTATCAAATGGTTCATCATCTAAATAA